The DNA window GCAATAATCGCAATCGAGATGGAGGAACTTAGGCGAAGAACTTCCAATCGAACGCCTCGAGAGGTTGAAGATCGTACTGAATAGCTAGATCTCTTACAGGATAAGAGAGATTGGATTGTCTTAAATGAAGTTGTCATATAGAAAAAAATTGCACCCAAATATATACAAGATTAAAGATAGTTTTACCCATAAATTTCATCCCAATGGGcctttttttgagaagagaagatGTCGGTCGCAAAAACATTTCATAAGGAAAAATGGTGCCAAACTGGAAGGGCCTGTACCAAGTCACCTCCAACTCTAGAAATAGGGTTCATACTCTGTCAACACTATCTAGGGATACAATACACACCTGGATCACAGTGAAACTCAAAGAAACCTAGGGATGCATCATCACCTTACTAACCGTAGATATACTCATGATGAATAGTTAAAGAGATAGATTATGAAAGATCACATCATCATCTAACAAAAAAACATGAAAGTAAAAAAAGCATTAAGGAGATATGTTAAAAAATGACTAAATGCCCACAAAGGCCATTTATAAGCCATGTTCGTAAAAGCATTATAAGAACGTATACCTTATTCCATCAAGCCTAGTTTTTGTGGAAAATTGTTCCTACCTGGGTCGAGACATGAAGAAATCAACCCATTATCATGATGCGTCATAGGCCAGAAATACTACTTCCTCCTACCAGATCTCGGCCCCAAATGCGGCCCCAAGAAAAAAATTTGACCATGGATCAAAAGAATAGATATTTACAATAAAGAAATGTCACAATGATGACGTCAAAAGATATAATATATTTAAGGGTTGTCAAGAAAAAGGTTCTAGGACTTATGAAACATGCATAAACCTGCCATAGAAATCACTTAGTCCTTGTAACTAGGGGTGGACAATCGGTCGGGTAGGGTCGGATTCGGGCCCAAAACACCAATCCGGCCCAACCCTCGGGTGACAAAGTGTGGCCCATATCAATCCTACATTTGTACCGGTTATGTTCGGGTTCGGTTTCATCCGGATCGGGTAACTAGGCCGGGTACATTCGGATATCAACTGTTGTTGGCCCAATTCAAAATCTAGCCCAAATAACAAAATCCAatagttttttttctaattttttttattcagatTAAAAATCAAGACTTTGATttcacataattaaaaaaaattgccaTAAACATTTGAATTCAGACTTGACATTCTGATTAAATTCAAATTCACCATAGTCTTTGATTTCACATAAtttaaaactgaaccaaattctgCTGCATCAAGTTCAAGCAACAAAAATCATCTAACATCAAGTTCATTACAATTTAACAAATAAGCTTCACAAGCTACATAATAACACAATCAACATAACTTCCAATTCATGTCCATCATCACAACTTCCTGGTCCAGCATCAAATTCCTTCCTCTTTCCCTTTAAGACAAGCTCCTTCTTCTAAACATTGAATAAATCTTAaccaaaacaaatttaaattaattttagttcaAAGGGAATAAACTGCACTAATCCATATAAAAAATAACACCACTTTAATCTTATTAGAAGATCAatgtaataaatatatattttcagtACTAAAAGGTCCACTAAGATAGTGACTAACTCACTAACATGTACTGGTGGAGGGATTAACCAAATTGATCAGCACAACATCATGCTAACCCAAGCCATTGTTTAGTATCAAAACTCTTACTAAAAAAAGtgcttaataataataatgcaatGTTTAGTATCAAAACTCCTACTAAAAAAAGtgcttaataataataatgcaatTTTCCTGTTTTTAATGCACATGATACCTATCTAGAAACATCTCCTATTGGGAATTAAGCTGGCAAGGATCCACAAGATCACAAATATGTACATAGTTAATGTAATATACCTGTTTGATGTCTTCAAGATTGAGATCCAAGTAGTAAGAGTCTGAGAACTCGTCAATTTCTTCTTGTAACTTCATCTTGGTCTCTTAAGATAGGAAGAGGAAGTATCTTTCAAAGGAAACATTGAAAGCAACGTATAATCAGAAGAGCTTTACATCATTAAGTAAGTCTATATTCAGTCAGAAACTCACTTCGGCTGTAGGCGGATGAGCTTCTTTTGTGCATAGCAATCTAGCTTCTTTTGCAGCCAATAAAACTTTCTTTTTCAAGCAGATATCTAAGAGAGATAGCCTTGGCTGTCTGCTGCAATACAGAGTAAGCACAGTTTGGTTAACTAATGCAATCAGATTGGTTAGTCAATAGATTAAACACAGTTTTTATTTTCATAGTTAATAGTTAATTCTGTAGTTAAATGCAGTAGAGAGCCTATGAACTTGTAACAGAAGTGAGAAATACAAAGAGCAAACTTTTGGTTTCAGTGAAAGGGCAAACTCAAAGAGTACATAATGGAACAGATTGTTTTGTTTCGTTCTGTTCATGTTCCAAACACTATCTCAGTAGTAACAAGATGCCAGCTTAATTTCTAATTAGATAGAAGTCATAACCACAGGTTTGCGTAGaacattttcaaattcaaacaataagGAAAGCACTTCCTAAGTTCCTATAACTCATGGGCAGACTATGTCAGAAGCCAGATTAGTGTTGAGACAAAATGCATAATCTAATAATTCTACTTAAAAGTGGAATAACTCCAATGTCAAAAGCAAACAAGCTTGGGTTGGTAATCTCTGAAGTAGGCATAATGAAATTAAATCTGGTTTCAAAATTACTGAACTAATAAAATTCAATTATGTGTATATTTCAAACTTAAAGAACATAATTCTTTAGGAACTAAGGTTACGGGGTTGGGCCAGAGTCTAATAAAGAGACTGAGCAGGGAATTCGCAGTATTACTTATGTGGCAGGGAACTTCAAATATATCAGTAGTAAAAAAGACAAGGGCCCACCTTTGGAACTTTGTGATTTCTTCTAGTTTTGGTATCAGGTCTTTACCCTCTTTCACAAGAGCTTCAATTTTTGATGAGTCTCGCATCGGATGAGATATTGCCTGAAAATAATTCAAAGAACATTCAGTGTGATAAATCATGCATTATACATGTCAAGGGAATGAGGTATCAATACCATAGTGTCTGTTATTTAAACTACAACAGCAGCATCACAAACAACAGCAACATTAGCCATAGTGTTGGTTGTGCAGGGATTCTTTTGATATTCTTTCAAAAGGTGTTGGTTGTGCAGGACTGTTTTTGATATTCTTTCAAAAAGTGTTGGTTGTGTTAATGTCGGCTTCAAAAAAACGAGTCATCCATGACTCCAAAAAAAGTAGCTGCAAATATCATACAAAACATTAGAAATAACACATACATTAAAGCACCAATATTTGAAGCAGAATCAAATAAATTCAATAAGTCTCAATTCAATAAGCAGAATCACATACATTAAAGCACCAATATTTGAAGCAGAAGCAGAATCATATATGTCTCAATTCATGTTACTTTCAAGGGTCATACATTAAAGCACCAATATTTAAAGCAGAAGCAGATTAATATATGTCTCAATATTTAAAGCAGAAGCAGAATCAAATAGTGTCATGATATATAGTCTTTTCACATATAGATGTCAACCAGTATAGAAGCAGTAAATTCAACCTCAAAAAGTGTTTAGGCACAGCCAGAAGGCTGTgactgagtttgagatgaagacGATGCTCCACTTCCGAGTGAAAGTTCAGCAAATCCTATAAAGAAGAAATTAGCAAAATattccaaaacaaaattaaaattaacactTAAAATAGATAGAAACAATATACCTTTTAAAGCATCTTCAGAAATCTCATAATCTTCAGTAAATTCcaagtctttgaactgatctaatGAAGGCCTCAACCAGTTTTGTGCACAAATAAGAGCCTCGGCCATTTCAGGTTTGAGAGAGCTTCTATATACCTCTAAAACCCTCCCACCAGTGCTAAAAGCACTCTCAGAAGCCACAGTTGAAACTGGTGTAGCCATTATATCTCTAACAATTTGGGACAGAATTGGGTATTCTCTAACATTATGTTTCCACCAACTTAGAATGTCAAACTTATCTTTATCCTTTTCATTAAACCTTatgcatttttcttttaaatagcTCTGCAGCTCAGTTACTTCTTCAACCGAATCCATAGACTTTAAATGTTGCTGAAAAGCATTCTGTCTAGCTACATGTGCCGGTACTTCGACGCTGGCAGCAGCCTCACCATTAGAGACAGTGGCTGCCATTGCTGGGATACGTCCTTCAACATTGTCATAGGCTTCTTTGTAAACCATGAAGATTTTGGAGAGATTGTTATTGATCTCTTCTAACAAAGATTTCTTAGTTTCTGAAAGTGGTCCATACATATCAGTAAAGCACCAGTCCACAAATCGTAACTTATATCGGGGATCAAAAATAACACCCAAATAGAGGAGTTGGTTCATCTTAGTGATATCAATCCAATATTTCTTAAATTTATCCAACATTTCCTTAGCCACACTAGCAAACAGTCCATTTAGGTCCAAGTTTAATGACTTAAGCTCAACATAAATTCCAGCCAGGAAAGGGAAAGCTGTATGCAAACTTGCTTTTGTTGAAACAGAAAAAACAGTTGTCGCTTCATAATAATTCTtcaaaaacttaataaatacccTAACATTCTCCCAATCTTCACTACTAGGGGGGGAATCACCTTCAAAGAAATCCCTATAATCCTCAACCTCATCTTCTAGCTTATCAAAAGCTGATTCATACTTCTCAGCTGCATCTAACATCAAATACGTCGAGTTCCAACAAGTTGAAACATCAAGACATACCGACTTCTTGCATGTAATATTGGCATAACCCACACATTCATTGAACTTTAACGCTCTATGGGGTGAAGATCTTACGTACCTAATCGCATTTCTAACACTTGAAATTGAGGTGCTGGCTACTTTTAATCCATCTCTCACGACCAAATTCAGTATATGTGCACAACACCTCATGTGAAATCCAAATCCATCCAAAAAAAGTTCATTCATGTTTCTTATCTTCTGCTCTAAATACTTAACAGCAACATCATTTGATGCCGCGTTATCTACCGTGATAGTTGAAACGTTTTTCAGCCCCCACTCCTTCAGCACATCCTCAACCTTCTTACCAACTGTTTTACCTCGGTGATTTGGGATACTCGCAAAGCTTATTATCCTTTTTTGGTATTGCCAATCCTTATCTATAAAATGAGCAGTGAGGGTCAGGTAGTTTAGATTTTGAACGGAAGTCCAACAATCTGTTGTAATTGCCACTCTATTACAATCAGACTTAAATAATGCTATCAACCTCACTTTCTCATCAAGATATATTTGAAAACAGTCCCTAGTTATGGTTCTTCTAGATGGTATTGTAAATTGGGGTTGCATTTGGTAACAAAAGTACTTGAATCCCTCTCCTTCAACTGTTCTAAAGGGCTTCTCATCTAAGATGATAAAGTAAGCCAACCCTTTTCTACAACCTACAGGATCAAACCTAGAAGATGTTGGAACTAACCCAACTCCCGGAATTGTTGAATATGTCAATATGGTTTGGGTAGGGTCCGTTGAAAGGTTCAACGGATACTTAGAACATGTTTTCATGTGACTCTTTAAATTTGACGTTCCGTGTTTCTTAGAGTCACACATATATTTTTGATGGCAGTATTTACATGCCGCAGTAGCGGGATCACTATCGGGAATAAGATTAAAATGGTCCCATACGTCTGACCTCTTTCTAATAGCATTCGCATTAGCTCTTCTTCGCTTCCGACCGATAGGAGGCGGATTTGTGCAGACCTCAATGGgtgttgttgctgctgctggtgtTGTTGTTGGAGGATCTTGTTCCATAACTGAAACAAAATACATAAGTTATTTGTAAATCAAAGTTCAGAAATACATGTGTTAAACTAGTTAGCTAATAAAAGATTAACTGAATTGGATTCCATGATTGACTAAAATTTAATTTACACGGTGAAATTAGaatcaaaagtttttttttgttacaagtgaaactcaaatttaatttatcttttgtctttttgtAGATAAATGACTTTATATACACTTTATTAGACTATATTGTGCTCTAGCCACATGGGAAAAATTAGGAAAATTCACATTATACATTATCTTTCCAAAAAAAAGACTTCGTCAAAGAATGAAACGAGAGATATGGCAATGAATCCACATTGAGTTCTGAGAAAATATgcatttcaacaaaataaaattgaGTCTACTTGCATTTTCTATCTTTTTGGTGTTATTTAGCATTGATTCATTTAAGGGTTTTAAATGGGTGTCAAAGTTGAATTATCAAAGGCTTCATAAGATAAGAGCAAACATATTCATTAGATAAGAGAAAACAGTGGAACAACGTTTTTGTTCGGCTGAGTAGGGACATGACCCAACCAAGTTCTTCAACTAGCATCTTTTGACAGATTAACTAAACTATGGGCATTAGAATTAAATCTACATAACTCGAGAGTCATCCATATTTGACACAAGTTCCTCACAGTCATGGATGATATGATCAATTGCAAAATACATAAGTTAAACTTGTTATACAGAAGCAAACTTGTTGTAACAGAAATTTGCAAACTTTTTATAGCTAAATCGTAAATAAACTTTTGCTAAACTTGCCGTTATTTTGCAAATTTCTAACTCCTTGAACTCCTTGCAAACCTTCAACTCCTTGCATAACTACCAACATCAGAAAAACTTAACTACATTAGAACTAGCAAAACGAgaactaataaaaattaaaacagaagtAAAACAACCTCTTAAACTTCAAAATTTATCTCACTTGATCATAACTCCCTGAGTTAAGTCGGAAACCACATGATGAAAATCTGCAATCAAGAGATAAGCATTTCAGAAATTAACACAGAAAGATACAGAAACCATAAATAAACCAAAGCATTGAAAGAGATAAAGATGAGAGCACTAACTGAGAGATGACGATGGTGAGAGATGACGATGGTGAGAGATGATGATGGTGAGAGATGACAATGGTGAGAGATGAAGAGCTGAGAGTGAAAACCCTAGAGGGGGAGGCGGACAGCGAAGAAAGCAAATATGAGATAACCCTAATCCAAACGAAGCATAAACACTCAATTTGGGCCAAAGTGATTTTCATTAAGCCCATAATCCATCAGGtatctgtttacggtgatttccggtaaacaaccgctagtcttccaaactataataaatatgatttggttacttgcaggatcgactagattgatcctaggacacatagtcaagaagattgttatcaatgttcatttgaatcatattcgtaatttgtcctcttcgatgagtattgttcgattcaagaatcttggtaattgcttcgttatatgtaattataacttcaacaagaaaaataaataacataacatatgaaacttaaaaattgttaaaacataaagaatctttaaactgcagaaacgttaaggactttaaaagtaaatgatcatgaaagtaaattcgaaagtaaaataaagatacaggaatgtaaatgacaagaaataaatggaatgcagtaactcagaaatgtattcgaaaatgaaatacaatacacatgtattaaaatggtggtgtcatatgtacattttctcagcgaactctttctcgtaacacttgatacttgagtaaatatgtgagtgatttgtacaaaatgaacacacagaatcctaacactaagactcctatttatactagtttcgaccttaacggtcctacactaatctgctgccacgtttctcatcagaacttccagcgaagccatctgttgttgaacggttacgaaaccgtcttcgaatttcaaatcttcccgcctgagtccatcttcgacgcgtggcagtgtattaaacaaacactactaaaaaacacgctaagtagtaatacttgaatatatactttataaattttgtctaagtcccgaagacatatgctttcattagtctttcagtgttcactatcttcaacgaacttagaagtctgtatcttcgaggcatgaccatcagtagccattcttttactttttaagggacgACCATCAATAACCATctcttccttcgattctcaacctcttcgaaggacaaacaatatgaaacgaaatcttcagctaacaaattgcccccaataaatgcctgtttcgagagttaacagaaataggcgtttcttgtcattataagatttcgtttttatgatccttgaaagttccaagactgctgactaacgtcataatcactgataacactgtttccgaaacgtcttgtcattttcaaagatgtcttctcataacttacactcccacgttttaaccttacttactgatcattattcctatatactaggagtaaggctaacttattcaaccgccgttggattaaatcaccaaccGCCATGTGCctctcgggttttacccaaaagatttaaaagggtttccgttaaacctttaaatatttgACCTTGTGCCTTTATACCTCCTTCCATTCATCTTCTACACCGAGAAAACTAAGAATATCTTCACTCTTTCTAAAATCTTGCTCTCTTTAGCAAAAACTCCTCCATGGCtttatcttcaaatgttcttcaacccgctgtgaagctccaatcaacaacatgttctggggaacgagagttcgttccaaaccctaatactgaagaaatacgcgcaatctacgcttcccaggtaatcataccttttgatctttctggaaaaactcttgcttttatgggtccgttaccgagtgaaaataTCCAATCCGTGAATAAGTTTTTCCCTGCTTACTATAAAACTAGACCAATAGTTAGCAAAGttaggatagatgaagacggtcgttctcctttaggcaaatctacTAATGTAGAGgaaacttcaactgcaacccctttagctttagccaaaattaggttaaactatatgaccaattctgcaaaagtgtttaggtcatttcctttagccaaagatcctgatttgtattatgcttggctagaaagggtagagaaacaaaaaggatccttctggaaagcattaggaatatatgatttgattcaactgtcaagaacgggtttagaatacaaccaacccatgctagtagcagcggttcatttctgggatgcttctcacaataccttccatcttccctgtggaatggttacacccacgctttttgatgtggctgctattacgggacttcgaccaactggcgaaacctttgatcccaatgacatggataatgacactataggtttcaacgattcgcaagttacttacacggcattcatccagaaacaccatattaccgccgaagcgacagtatctgacgaagagcatattgcttttctagcattatggctttcacggtgcgccttctgctcaagatctatccaggttgcaaagaggtacctttgcagggctaatcagttgcatgctggtagaaaactcaacctcagccaactacttctagggtctctttacgaaaaccttagtgaagctgcgaatcttaccaagaatttcaaatctggcagtttactttatgctggtcctttttggttattgcaactgtggctcaatgccacattcgaaacttatcttccctttcggggagatgtcaatgaggaagatagcacaatcaaaaatcgaactatagaagggaccaggttagcttacctaactccaaaagaggaaatgggaaagcttcatgaacatttcttggcgtattcaatgatgtttgctcggcgtgatcagttcgatccttccatggccccatttgtacacagaataataggtcctgaatggtttactcgaaaatttccaccaacatctcaagatcagcaaactgaatccatggaaatttgggaagccttcctAACTCCAAGGTTGCTTTCCCAACGTCTTCGACCGTCGAAAGGTCAATGTACcctcatgtgctatcaaccaaatttggtctcgaggcagtttgggctaactcaaataacacccaagtgcttatatgagaaaaggaaccatatgtgtttccacactttgtatttgactgaagaagaatgtgaacaaaaaatcaacaaatatactggcgtcaccaacctttctcctattccttttgaaccttctttctactctacaccagatttccatcaatggtggacagagtattatagctctcaaattttttatgctgatagccttgctcaagaactaaccgcagctttcactgatgtgcaggagaacttcaaaaaaggtacttcaactcatattaaagaaatccaagcttttcaaaaattctttgaaactatctataggcctgatgatcttagtcggaccgttcgtgaggctgcagtcactttgcgcgaaaagttttccaccaaactaaataaattgaaattgccctcgtatgttcgaccagaactacgttatgaagtggctttcaaacttcatcctccaaaattccctccactaccaagtgctgattttggtgtggctctaagtcctcctttcccagactggtttgtgtgtgggaatgctctcaaaattcttcgagagagtactaaaaaacgcgctgaacgagtggtcccgactaagcataccttggatactttcaaaggacatcttcatatagatcttaaacatgtccgtgtcctgactccaatacctgaaggtttgaaaTAAGATAAtctttttcgactgacttttcttttcttttactgatatactgatttcagtctcaactacagctgttgcacgaaggaggaagattaaagaagcttctaccccaaaagagtctgagacatctaaaagcgacaaaccaaacgaaagtaattcgatcgtcacggataagaagcccacggtaaatacttatctcatactctcaatcttgtacaattctgtgattggtactcatctttctcatctttcacttgccagagctcgaaacccccaacgggttcgaagcgtaaagcttcttcgaccaatGCTTCAGAtggtgaagacaaatctcctcctcaaactagacaaggacagaaaaagaaacacaaagctgttaccccttcaagaaaagggaaaaaggcaagtccttcaaaagctgcttctcctggcaataaggcgtcttctgaagagtctcctttgaagactgccagcaatgctcttgttttggaaagtcataactcaagcccagacaataatccacccaaggtatcttgcgtttgtcttacacattatcttgtaattttaactaactaattgcactggcattttaccttgttattgcaggatgatgctggcactgctacttctggtttcaaagaccctggcctcaccattgatgttgataaACTTTATGGTAATTGTTAAATTTCAACTTTCGTCAATTAAAACTTTCGAAGGCTTGACCTCACGATTAACTTGGCTTCGTTCGAAACAGATACTTCTCAAGCTAGaacccatgttctctcaccagtcttcgaagacgttaggccaatttcCACTATATTGTCTAATGagccaatcgaagaaagccaatctactgacgaatccccacctactcatcaaggcaaagatttggaagaggatcatccgttctccggcagcgacaatgtgaaccagcaatcacatggcaacgaagattctgcatcggagaaagatgccatggaggagatttctcaaccagaaaGACCAATCtctcaaggaacttcgactccCGATGTAGAAactattcctgagacaacttcgacgcctgcccctacgaagcctactccttcggagcttgaacaacttaaacaaactgatcctcttgggttcctaaaggctatcatgaatgtgaatacttcttcactttcggagcctgatgtctctccagctgtaattgcagattctagtgacaaggaagatactcctaatcttcttcgacagataaaagagagattctttggggttaatcttgtagatgttctcaaccgggaccctgttaaaagctgcaacttaaatcaacttttaaagaaagtagatttgcttcaagtttccccagaagtctcagagatgattgttcttctaggctctctccttgaacaactccaagctaacattcttcgaaagcaaaatgtcgagaAAGAATTATCTGAGAtagtggcctctcatgactcttcatggaattctgctgtggaagccacaaaacaaggtgaagccctcaagcttaaacattcggcgaatcaaaaagccattgatgaatatgagaagaaaatcagctcctggaaacaagaaataaaaacgctcgagggcaagataaaggaagctgaaagtagccaagcagccctccaagaatctaatcaacaagatttgctcgaagtggtgcagtcaggaatcaaacatttcgagactgcacagaagttAGTGCTAGAGATCGAAAAGTTGAAGAAGCaaagggcactaattgaacttcgaatgtcctcatgggaaactcaatatctgaagatcaaaagggatctccctgaggactttagctagat is part of the Vicia villosa cultivar HV-30 ecotype Madison, WI linkage group LG2, Vvil1.0, whole genome shotgun sequence genome and encodes:
- the LOC131651092 gene encoding zinc finger BED domain-containing protein RICESLEEPER 2-like; the protein is MEQDPPTTTPAAATTPIEVCTNPPPIGRKRRRANANAIRKRSDVWDHFNLIPDSDPATAACKYCHQKYMCDSKKHGTSNLKSHMKTCSKYPLNLSTDPTQTILTYSTIPGVGLVPTSSRFDPVGCRKGLAYFIILDEKPFRTVEGEGFKYFCYQMQPQFTIPSRRTITRDCFQIYLDEKVRLIALFKSDCNRVAITTDCWTSVQNLNYLTLTAHFIDKDWQYQKRIISFASIPNHRGKTVGKKVEDVLKEWGLKNVSTITVDNAASNDVAVKYLEQKIRNMNELFLDGFGFHMRCCAHILNLVVRDGLKVASTSISSVRNAIRYVRSSPHRALKFNECVGYANITCKKSVCLDVSTCWNSTYLMLDAAEKYESAFDKLEDEVEDYRDFFEGDSPPSSEDWENVRVFIKFLKNYYEATTVFSVSTKASLHTAFPFLAGIYVELKSLNLDLNGLFASVAKEMLDKFKKYWIDITKMNQLLYLGVIFDPRYKLRFVDWCFTDMYGPLSETKKSLLEEINNNLSKIFMVYKEAYDNVEGRIPAMAATLDRMLFSNI